One genomic segment of Salinigranum rubrum includes these proteins:
- a CDS encoding Zn-ribbon domain-containing protein, which yields MPHQCTTCGRTFADGSKEMLSGCPDCGGNKFQFKPASPRARESDSTPATDDAADSDSAAEAGRPTPSDRSSTDAGDGPADTADSPPRPSSSPSRSSPPPSADPSSTADASADSAPSAPSQSTPPSETDEGTPPSETDDQNDAEVERRTDDARPPAEDHAQASARTDFVSPDELADAASQSRQTPESVDGRVIEPQNEDRPGLEELREELNSQFESIKIVSPGQYELNLMELYDRQEYIISLQEDGRYVIEVPGSWDDRGDD from the coding sequence ATGCCCCACCAGTGTACCACCTGCGGGCGAACGTTCGCCGACGGCTCCAAGGAGATGCTCTCGGGTTGCCCCGACTGTGGCGGCAACAAGTTCCAGTTCAAGCCCGCCTCACCCCGCGCCCGGGAGTCCGATTCGACCCCAGCCACGGACGACGCCGCTGATTCTGACTCGGCGGCGGAGGCCGGCCGACCGACTCCCTCCGACCGTTCGTCGACCGACGCTGGTGACGGTCCGGCCGACACCGCCGATTCGCCTCCTCGTCCGTCCTCGTCACCGTCCCGGTCGTCCCCGCCTCCGTCCGCGGACCCGTCGTCGACGGCGGACGCATCCGCGGATTCGGCCCCGTCAGCCCCGTCGCAGTCGACCCCTCCGTCCGAGACCGACGAGGGGACTCCTCCGTCCGAGACCGACGACCAAAACGACGCGGAGGTCGAACGACGGACGGACGACGCCCGCCCGCCCGCCGAGGACCACGCGCAAGCGAGCGCCCGGACGGACTTCGTCAGCCCCGACGAACTCGCCGACGCCGCCTCACAGTCCCGTCAGACTCCGGAATCGGTCGACGGTCGCGTCATCGAACCACAGAACGAGGACCGTCCCGGCCTCGAAGAACTCCGCGAGGAACTCAACAGCCAGTTCGAGAGCATCAAGATCGTCAGCCCGGGACAGTACGAACTCAACCTGATGGAACTGTACGACCGTCAGGAGTACATCATCTCCCTCCAGGAGGACGGCAGGTACGTCATCGAGGTCCCGGGCTCCTGGGACGACCGCGGCGACGACTGA
- a CDS encoding DUF7089 family protein, whose amino-acid sequence MPTFERRSLTGEAAAVHDAYAPDSLVLDVGRDFETLPPAVAEDLGLLADSLDPASYPREWFPDDVPETLAHYAGSDFTIGLPNDGTVVWTRQTVPPTVLVKYRARGTPDAFLDFLLAEAFVELSLDVPESFLPFFGERYVALDAAVGSGPADVYQVAAALYDAWVGLQTREVFRGWDDDYPGLYDAWDDAGDRLSGRLADLPAEVARGKTSFAAATEYACSAVKHDLDLPAPFAALDTGAYLDHGAEYAVRWAEKTFEQLRADD is encoded by the coding sequence ATGCCCACGTTCGAGCGCCGGTCGCTCACGGGAGAGGCCGCGGCCGTCCACGACGCGTACGCCCCCGACTCGCTCGTCTTAGACGTCGGCCGGGACTTCGAGACGCTCCCGCCCGCCGTCGCCGAGGACCTGGGACTGCTCGCCGACTCGCTCGACCCGGCGAGCTATCCGCGCGAGTGGTTCCCCGACGACGTCCCCGAGACGCTCGCACACTACGCCGGTTCCGACTTCACCATCGGGCTACCCAACGACGGGACGGTCGTGTGGACGCGGCAGACGGTCCCCCCGACCGTCCTCGTGAAGTACCGCGCCCGCGGGACGCCCGACGCGTTCCTCGACTTTCTCCTCGCGGAGGCGTTCGTCGAACTCTCGCTCGACGTTCCGGAGAGCTTCCTCCCCTTCTTCGGCGAGCGGTACGTCGCCCTCGACGCGGCGGTCGGGTCGGGCCCGGCCGACGTCTACCAGGTCGCCGCGGCGCTGTACGACGCGTGGGTGGGCCTCCAGACCCGCGAGGTCTTCCGGGGGTGGGACGACGACTACCCCGGCCTGTACGACGCGTGGGACGACGCCGGTGACCGTCTCTCCGGGAGGCTCGCGGACCTCCCTGCCGAAGTCGCCCGCGGGAAGACCTCGTTCGCGGCCGCGACCGAGTACGCCTGTTCGGCGGTGAAACACGACCTCGACCTCCCGGCCCCGTTCGCCGCGCTCGACACGGGGGCGTATCTCGACCACGGTGCCGAGTACGCGGTCCGGTGGGCCGAGAAGACGTTCGAGCAGTTGCGCGCGGACGACTGA
- a CDS encoding DUF7090 family protein, whose translation MDYTLAIENTPDSIPGGTGLLLLHPSIGETDRIDTDFLKTDTDHFLVVSTRTTAREVEQKLEYYDVDESRAVILDSISVERGYSRRRTENIHYVRSPDDLAGIVEQVRTFLETHDGKLRVSVDSVTEMAYYADVDQAYAATKELLDLLDEHDAVGLFHLSKEVHDEETLDRFRELFYGVIDLDVEGTVSYES comes from the coding sequence ATGGATTACACCCTCGCCATCGAGAACACGCCCGACAGTATTCCGGGCGGGACAGGGCTTCTCCTCCTCCATCCGAGCATCGGCGAGACGGACCGGATCGACACCGACTTCCTGAAGACCGACACCGACCACTTCCTCGTCGTCTCCACCCGAACGACGGCGCGGGAGGTCGAACAGAAACTCGAATACTACGACGTCGACGAGTCGCGTGCGGTCATTCTCGACTCCATCTCCGTCGAGCGCGGCTACTCGCGACGCCGAACCGAGAACATCCACTACGTCCGCTCGCCGGACGACCTCGCGGGCATCGTCGAGCAGGTCCGCACCTTCCTCGAAACTCACGACGGCAAACTCCGCGTGAGCGTCGACTCCGTCACGGAGATGGCGTACTACGCCGACGTGGACCAGGCGTACGCGGCGACGAAGGAACTGCTCGACCTCCTCGACGAACACGACGCCGTCGGCCTCTTCCACCTCTCGAAGGAGGTCCACGACGAGGAGACGCTCGACCGGTTCCGCGAACTGTTCTACGGCGTCATCGACCTCGACGTCGAAGGGACCGTCAGCTACGAGTCCTAG
- a CDS encoding DUF2391 family protein, with protein MVGKNRRFALADTAQQVVGGFLLAGPFVVTEEVWVLARSMSAVQGLLTFVIVLAIGYGTLYKADNRDPDREADIAGVPARFVSLILVSYLSVFILALAFDAPGTFLADIAQADPGAVDILGMTLSGAVLGVTLKATSVGAIFSVIGAATADTLF; from the coding sequence ATGGTCGGGAAGAACCGACGCTTCGCGCTCGCGGACACGGCCCAGCAGGTCGTCGGCGGGTTCCTCCTCGCCGGGCCGTTCGTCGTCACCGAGGAGGTGTGGGTGCTCGCGCGGAGCATGTCCGCCGTCCAGGGACTGTTGACGTTCGTCATCGTCCTCGCCATCGGCTACGGGACGCTGTACAAGGCCGACAACCGCGACCCCGACCGCGAAGCCGACATCGCCGGGGTTCCCGCGCGGTTCGTCTCGCTCATCCTCGTCTCGTACCTCTCGGTGTTCATCCTCGCGCTGGCGTTCGACGCGCCGGGGACGTTCCTCGCCGACATCGCGCAGGCGGACCCGGGTGCGGTCGACATCCTGGGGATGACCCTGAGTGGGGCGGTCCTCGGCGTCACGCTGAAGGCGACGAGCGTCGGTGCAATCTTCAGCGTCATCGGGGCGGCGACGGCCGACACGCTGTTTTAA
- a CDS encoding sensor histidine kinase, which yields MALETGDLTHLETAMQALDRAAELLDHLQTLAREEKETLDPEPTDLRTVTEAAWCVVETDGAELGVEGDTTIVADRSRFQELLENLFTNAVAHVGTDVTVRVGPLEDGGFYVADDGPGIAEDDRDDVFEMGYSTSPDGMGFGLAICEQIANAHGWVIEVDSGSDGGARFEISAVDRCNGVSPDSV from the coding sequence TTGGCTCTCGAAACCGGCGACCTCACACACCTCGAAACGGCCATGCAGGCGCTCGACCGGGCGGCAGAACTGCTTGACCACCTCCAGACGCTGGCGAGGGAGGAGAAGGAAACCCTCGACCCCGAACCGACCGACCTCCGCACGGTGACCGAGGCTGCGTGGTGCGTCGTCGAGACCGATGGAGCCGAGTTAGGTGTCGAGGGAGACACGACAATCGTTGCGGACCGATCACGATTCCAAGAACTGCTCGAAAACCTCTTCACGAACGCCGTCGCCCACGTCGGGACCGACGTGACCGTCAGGGTGGGTCCCCTCGAAGACGGGGGGTTCTACGTTGCAGACGACGGGCCCGGCATCGCCGAGGACGACCGGGACGACGTGTTCGAGATGGGGTACTCGACCAGTCCGGACGGGATGGGATTCGGACTGGCCATCTGTGAACAGATCGCCAACGCCCACGGATGGGTCATCGAAGTGGACAGCGGCTCCGACGGTGGGGCTCGCTTCGAAATCTCTGCGGTCGACCGCTGTAACGGCGTTTCTCCCGACTCGGTGTGA
- a CDS encoding class I SAM-dependent methyltransferase, whose translation MSVRDEFDAWAADGRDRGMEQRHWHTAKHVLSRMPVESGDAVLDLGSGSGYAARALREAGGAGRAVGLDGAPGMVENAREYTDDESVEFVVGDFGALPFADDSFDHCFSMEAFYYAPDPLHTLEELHRVLRPGGTFYCAVNFYEENRYSHEWQERISVPMTRWSAPEYRAKFREAGLYVAGQDNVPDREVEIPPADEFPTEGFETRAEMVERYRELGTLLTVGVVP comes from the coding sequence ATGAGCGTTCGCGACGAGTTCGACGCGTGGGCCGCCGACGGCCGTGACCGCGGGATGGAACAGCGCCACTGGCACACCGCGAAACACGTCCTCTCGCGGATGCCGGTCGAGTCGGGCGACGCCGTCCTCGACCTCGGCTCCGGAAGCGGGTACGCCGCCCGCGCCCTCCGCGAAGCCGGTGGTGCCGGGCGGGCGGTCGGCCTCGACGGGGCGCCCGGAATGGTCGAGAACGCCCGCGAGTACACCGACGACGAGTCGGTGGAGTTCGTCGTCGGCGACTTCGGTGCGCTCCCCTTCGCCGACGACAGCTTCGACCACTGCTTCTCGATGGAGGCGTTCTACTACGCTCCCGACCCCCTGCACACCCTCGAAGAACTGCACCGGGTCCTTCGGCCGGGCGGGACGTTCTACTGCGCGGTGAACTTCTACGAGGAGAACCGCTACTCCCACGAGTGGCAAGAGCGCATCTCGGTCCCGATGACGCGCTGGTCCGCGCCCGAGTACAGAGCGAAGTTCCGCGAGGCCGGCCTGTACGTCGCCGGACAGGACAACGTCCCCGACAGAGAGGTCGAAATCCCCCCCGCCGACGAGTTTCCCACCGAAGGGTTCGAGACGCGCGCGGAGATGGTCGAGCGCTACCGCGAACTCGGGACGCTCCTCACCGTCGGCGTCGTCCCCTGA
- a CDS encoding ABC transporter ATP-binding protein encodes MTALDLTGVTKRYGETTALDDVSLDVDDGEFFTLVGPSGCGKTTMLRLVGGFESPTEGEIRFDGRDVSGVPPEERGIGVVFQSYALFPHMSVAENVAYGLRFSDPPGGVSRRERVRELLSLVDLDGFEERDPTELSGGQQQRVALARALAPGPRVLLLDEPMSALDAGLRERLRAQVKEIQRELGVTTLYVTHDQEEALAVSDRVAVMNRGRVEQVGTPQEVYRRPESPFVASFVGDNNLFEGRVVGRDDGTVDVDVGETMFEIRANGEGGPTVGEDVTFAVRPERLRTLAEDEAVDGSAEPNRLRAQVVRSEFLGETTRVWLDWEGREVTARASESLAGTVTLAFAAEDAQIVRVG; translated from the coding sequence ATGACCGCGCTCGACCTCACAGGCGTCACCAAGCGGTACGGTGAGACGACGGCGCTCGACGACGTCTCGCTCGATGTCGACGACGGCGAGTTCTTCACGCTCGTCGGTCCCTCGGGCTGTGGGAAGACCACGATGCTCCGACTCGTCGGAGGGTTCGAGTCGCCCACCGAAGGCGAGATCAGGTTCGACGGCCGTGACGTGAGCGGGGTTCCGCCCGAAGAGAGGGGTATCGGCGTCGTCTTCCAGAGCTACGCGCTCTTCCCGCACATGAGCGTCGCCGAGAACGTCGCGTACGGCCTCCGCTTCTCCGACCCGCCGGGCGGCGTCTCCAGACGCGAGCGCGTCCGCGAGTTGCTCTCGCTGGTCGACCTCGACGGCTTCGAGGAGCGCGACCCGACCGAGCTATCGGGAGGGCAACAGCAGCGAGTCGCGCTCGCCCGGGCACTCGCCCCCGGACCGCGGGTGCTCCTGCTCGACGAGCCGATGAGCGCGCTCGACGCGGGGTTGCGCGAACGGCTCCGCGCGCAGGTGAAAGAGATTCAGCGCGAACTCGGCGTGACGACCCTGTACGTCACCCACGACCAGGAGGAGGCGCTCGCCGTCTCCGACCGCGTGGCCGTGATGAACCGCGGGCGGGTCGAACAGGTCGGGACGCCACAGGAGGTCTATCGTCGACCGGAGAGCCCGTTCGTCGCGTCGTTCGTCGGGGACAACAACCTCTTCGAGGGACGTGTCGTCGGCCGCGACGACGGGACGGTGGACGTCGACGTCGGGGAGACGATGTTCGAGATACGAGCGAACGGGGAAGGGGGTCCGACCGTCGGGGAGGACGTCACGTTCGCCGTCCGTCCGGAACGGTTGCGGACGCTCGCCGAGGACGAAGCCGTCGACGGGTCGGCGGAACCGAACCGACTGCGCGCGCAGGTCGTCCGGTCGGAGTTTCTCGGCGAGACGACGCGCGTGTGGCTCGACTGGGAGGGCAGAGAGGTGACCGCGCGGGCGAGCGAGTCGCTGGCGGGAACGGTGACGCTAGCGTTCGCGGCCGAGGACGCACAGATAGTGCGCGTCGGGTAG
- a CDS encoding ABC transporter permease, translating into MNGPRGTLGRLGRRLGWERLALPAAAAVTGVVLLVVFYYPVATVFVESVVVRGEVTFDPIRSVLTSDFYLVDIIGFTAYQAFLSTVASVALGLPGAWVLARFEFPGRRTLRSVTILPFVLPSIMVAIGFVAMFGRRGTLNAALGLVGLGPVELLFTLEAVVVAHAFYNAPLVMRVVTAAWESVDARTVETARSLGASPTRAFRDVVAPQLLSAVAVGATLTFVFTFASFPIVLALGGFQLATVEVWIFKLVSDLEYAEAAALATVETAISLGLTYAYLRYEGRVSGQGEGANPLPRQSLVPDSLDVKTLAGRLSILAYGLVVVVVFVGPIASMLLASVSASQGFTLTHYQFLVERQATGASFQVKPLPAVRNSLVFGVATVLVALPMGVVVSLLSARSGWKGRVIDTVAMGPLAVSGIVVGLGLLRGLVFGVSVFGRELVVTGTVAIVAAHAVAAYPFVTRNVSPLLARLNPRLVESARSLGATRARALWDIELPLVAAGVVAGAAFAFAISIGEFDSTVILASGSGSYTMPVAVERYLGRRLGPATAMGSVLLVITAASFVVIDRFGGRWES; encoded by the coding sequence GTGAACGGCCCGCGCGGCACGCTCGGACGACTCGGTCGCCGCCTGGGATGGGAACGACTGGCCCTCCCGGCGGCCGCGGCCGTGACGGGCGTCGTCCTCCTCGTCGTCTTCTACTACCCGGTGGCGACGGTGTTCGTCGAGAGCGTCGTCGTCCGCGGGGAGGTGACGTTCGACCCGATTCGGTCGGTTCTCACCTCCGACTTCTACCTGGTGGACATCATCGGCTTCACCGCCTACCAGGCGTTCCTCTCGACCGTCGCCAGCGTCGCGCTCGGCCTCCCGGGTGCGTGGGTGCTCGCACGGTTCGAGTTCCCCGGTCGGCGGACGCTCCGGTCGGTGACCATCCTCCCGTTCGTGTTACCGTCGATCATGGTCGCAATCGGCTTCGTCGCGATGTTCGGTCGACGGGGAACGCTCAACGCCGCACTCGGACTCGTGGGTCTCGGCCCCGTCGAACTGCTGTTCACGCTCGAAGCCGTCGTCGTCGCGCACGCCTTCTACAACGCGCCGCTCGTGATGCGCGTCGTGACCGCCGCGTGGGAGAGCGTCGACGCCCGCACCGTCGAGACGGCGCGGAGCCTCGGCGCTTCCCCCACGAGGGCGTTCCGCGACGTCGTCGCCCCTCAGCTCCTGTCGGCAGTCGCCGTCGGCGCGACGCTGACGTTCGTCTTCACGTTCGCCTCCTTCCCCATCGTCCTCGCGCTCGGCGGGTTCCAGTTGGCGACCGTCGAAGTGTGGATTTTCAAGCTCGTGTCGGACCTCGAATACGCCGAGGCGGCGGCGCTGGCGACCGTCGAGACGGCCATCTCGCTCGGACTCACCTACGCGTATCTCCGGTACGAGGGCCGCGTCTCGGGGCAGGGCGAGGGCGCGAACCCCCTGCCACGGCAGTCGCTCGTGCCCGATTCACTGGACGTGAAAACGCTCGCGGGTCGGCTCTCGATTCTCGCGTACGGTCTCGTGGTCGTCGTGGTGTTCGTCGGTCCCATCGCGAGCATGCTCCTCGCGAGCGTCTCCGCCTCGCAGGGCTTCACCCTCACACACTACCAGTTCCTCGTCGAGCGGCAGGCGACGGGCGCGTCGTTCCAGGTAAAACCGCTGCCGGCCGTCCGAAACTCCCTCGTGTTCGGCGTCGCCACCGTCCTCGTCGCACTCCCGATGGGTGTCGTGGTGAGCCTGCTCTCGGCGCGGTCGGGGTGGAAGGGACGGGTTATCGACACGGTGGCGATGGGGCCGCTCGCCGTGTCGGGTATCGTCGTCGGCCTCGGTCTCCTCCGGGGGCTGGTGTTCGGAGTGAGCGTGTTCGGCCGGGAACTCGTCGTCACGGGGACCGTCGCCATCGTCGCCGCCCACGCCGTCGCCGCGTACCCGTTCGTCACCCGGAACGTCTCGCCGCTCCTCGCCCGGTTGAACCCGCGACTCGTCGAGTCGGCGCGGAGTCTCGGCGCGACGCGGGCGCGGGCGCTGTGGGATATCGAACTCCCGCTGGTTGCGGCGGGCGTCGTCGCCGGCGCGGCGTTCGCCTTCGCCATCAGCATCGGCGAGTTCGACTCGACCGTCATCCTCGCGTCGGGGTCGGGCAGCTACACGATGCCCGTCGCCGTCGAGCGCTACCTCGGCCGTCGACTGGGGCCGGCGACGGCGATGGGGTCGGTCCTCCTCGTGATCACCGCGGCGAGTTTCGTCGTCATCGACCGGTTTGGGGGACGATGGGAGTCGTGA
- a CDS encoding thiamine ABC transporter substrate-binding protein, with protein sequence MKRRAFLRTAGAAGTAGLVAGCLGGGTDQDGEDSGSTAESTAGSTNTPGETTGTTVGSTAPAELVVGTYSSFVDAPSSSPGPWLKERYESEFDATLTWETPENGLNYFIERQLGNARIDADVYVGLDTNMLIRIDQKLSEPLFAPVEEGALSRREEVKSSLEFDPKGRAVPYDTGYICLVWNEAETTAPETFDGLLDPAHAGELIVQNPTSSATGQAFLLHTVAAKGEEGYLDYWRGLKENDVRVLGNWEDAYNAYSNGEAPMVVSYSTDQVYANRYDEPMAQHQIRFLNDQAYANPEGMARFATSDNVDLANGFMDFVLRPEVQAEIAVRNVQFPATTTAELPAEFAEYAHEPPEAVTFTYDELKGSLSEWTDAWARAFASK encoded by the coding sequence ATGAAGCGACGAGCGTTCCTGCGAACGGCAGGTGCGGCCGGGACGGCGGGACTCGTAGCGGGGTGTCTGGGAGGTGGGACCGACCAGGACGGTGAGGACAGCGGGTCGACGGCGGAATCGACCGCCGGATCGACCAACACTCCGGGGGAGACGACGGGAACGACGGTCGGTTCGACGGCACCGGCGGAGCTGGTGGTCGGGACGTACAGTTCGTTCGTGGACGCCCCGAGTTCCTCGCCGGGACCGTGGCTGAAAGAGCGGTACGAGTCGGAGTTCGACGCCACGCTGACGTGGGAGACGCCCGAGAACGGGTTGAACTACTTCATCGAGCGGCAGCTCGGAAACGCACGCATCGACGCCGACGTCTACGTCGGCCTCGACACGAACATGCTCATCCGAATCGACCAGAAGCTCTCCGAACCCCTCTTCGCACCGGTCGAGGAGGGCGCGCTCTCACGGCGCGAGGAGGTGAAATCGTCGCTGGAGTTCGACCCGAAGGGGAGGGCCGTCCCGTACGACACGGGTTACATCTGCCTCGTCTGGAACGAGGCGGAGACGACCGCTCCGGAGACGTTCGACGGCCTGCTCGACCCGGCGCACGCGGGCGAACTCATCGTCCAGAACCCCACGTCGAGCGCGACGGGGCAGGCGTTCCTCCTGCACACCGTCGCGGCGAAAGGCGAGGAGGGCTACCTCGACTACTGGCGGGGGCTGAAGGAGAACGACGTCCGCGTCCTCGGCAACTGGGAGGACGCGTACAACGCCTACTCGAACGGCGAGGCGCCGATGGTGGTGTCGTACTCGACGGACCAGGTGTACGCCAACCGGTACGACGAACCGATGGCGCAACACCAGATCCGGTTCCTGAACGACCAGGCCTACGCGAACCCCGAGGGGATGGCCCGGTTCGCGACGAGCGACAACGTCGACCTGGCGAACGGGTTCATGGACTTCGTGCTTCGGCCCGAAGTCCAGGCCGAAATCGCGGTCCGGAACGTCCAGTTCCCGGCGACGACGACGGCGGAGCTACCGGCGGAGTTCGCCGAGTACGCTCACGAACCGCCGGAGGCCGTCACCTTCACGTACGACGAACTGAAGGGTTCGCTCAGTGAGTGGACCGACGCGTGGGCCAGAGCGTTCGCCAGCAAGTGA
- a CDS encoding AI-2E family transporter, whose translation MALPRRYVLGGLLVVLTVVAAALLYDVIGTVFFAVTVAYLLVPVHEELVDRGLGERLATVVVTFAALVGVIAVVAPLVFLTASRLTETLALLSTLPATYEVEFLGRMFTIQVADLRASMVEIVRSVGQQLLVSLPVLLVKFTLFVFLVYSLLQRSEAVAQSLLAVVPPEYRRVAKALNRRARNTLFGIYILQAATAVGTFVIALPVFFLLGYDSIITLSTVAAILQFIPIVGPSLLLLIIAIVHVAAGQLSQALVLLAVGGFFVAWLPDILIRPRLSKRAANLSGGVYFIGFVGGLLSMGAIGIIAGPLIVALVVEAAGLLSSEFNDVPVDELRE comes from the coding sequence GTGGCACTTCCACGACGGTACGTGCTCGGCGGCCTTCTCGTCGTCCTGACGGTCGTCGCCGCGGCGTTGCTCTACGACGTCATCGGGACGGTGTTCTTCGCCGTCACCGTCGCGTACCTGCTGGTTCCCGTCCACGAGGAACTGGTCGACCGCGGTCTGGGCGAACGGTTAGCGACGGTGGTGGTCACCTTCGCGGCACTCGTCGGCGTCATCGCCGTCGTCGCACCGCTCGTCTTCCTCACCGCCAGCCGACTCACCGAGACGCTCGCCCTGCTGTCGACGCTCCCGGCGACGTACGAGGTCGAGTTCCTCGGCCGAATGTTCACTATTCAGGTCGCCGACCTCCGGGCGTCGATGGTCGAAATCGTCCGCAGCGTCGGCCAGCAACTCCTCGTCTCGTTGCCCGTCCTCCTCGTGAAGTTCACCCTGTTCGTCTTCCTCGTCTACTCGCTCCTCCAGCGCAGCGAGGCGGTCGCACAGTCGCTTCTGGCCGTCGTTCCGCCGGAGTACCGCCGGGTGGCGAAGGCGCTCAACCGCCGCGCGCGGAACACCCTGTTCGGCATCTACATCCTCCAGGCCGCGACGGCGGTCGGCACGTTCGTCATCGCCCTCCCGGTGTTCTTCCTCCTCGGCTACGACTCCATCATCACGCTCTCGACGGTCGCCGCCATCCTCCAGTTCATCCCCATCGTCGGTCCGAGCCTCCTCCTCCTGATCATCGCCATCGTCCACGTCGCGGCCGGACAGCTCTCACAGGCTCTCGTCCTCCTCGCGGTCGGCGGGTTCTTCGTCGCCTGGCTCCCCGACATCCTCATCCGTCCGCGCCTCTCGAAGCGCGCGGCGAACCTCTCGGGCGGCGTCTACTTCATCGGCTTCGTCGGCGGCCTCCTCTCGATGGGCGCCATCGGCATCATCGCCGGTCCGCTCATCGTCGCGCTCGTCGTCGAGGCGGCGGGCCTCCTCTCGTCGGAGTTCAACGACGTCCCGGTCGACGAACTGCGAGAGTGA
- a CDS encoding sulfurtransferase, with amino-acid sequence MTDIVVSAAWLADHLDEVRVVDVRDDWEFDGIGHVPGAVNVPFDSFRAEEHAVDRGGDPAEGMLPGVEAWEEVLSEAGITPDDTLVVYDDTHGVFAARFLVTALAYGHETVHLLDGDFSAWSRDHEVERGESGRAETEYAASKAEDSPFVGFETVQAALEDDDVAVLDTREPHEWEEGHLPGAVQLDWRELVDDDSRGLKPDDELEAILADHGVDREKRVLLYCNTARRISHTYVVLRHLGYEDVMFYEGSLTEWEARGAPLESA; translated from the coding sequence ATGACCGACATCGTGGTCTCCGCCGCGTGGCTGGCCGACCATCTGGACGAGGTACGGGTCGTCGACGTCCGCGACGACTGGGAGTTCGACGGTATCGGACACGTCCCCGGAGCGGTAAACGTCCCGTTCGACAGTTTCCGGGCGGAAGAACACGCCGTCGACCGTGGCGGCGACCCCGCGGAGGGGATGCTCCCCGGCGTCGAGGCGTGGGAGGAGGTACTGAGCGAAGCGGGCATCACGCCCGACGACACCCTCGTCGTCTACGACGACACCCACGGCGTCTTCGCGGCGCGCTTTCTCGTCACCGCCCTCGCGTACGGACACGAGACGGTCCACCTCCTCGACGGGGACTTCAGCGCGTGGAGCCGCGACCACGAAGTCGAGCGCGGGGAGAGCGGGCGAGCGGAGACGGAGTACGCGGCGTCGAAAGCCGAAGACTCGCCGTTCGTGGGCTTCGAGACGGTCCAGGCCGCACTCGAAGACGACGACGTCGCCGTCCTCGACACGCGCGAACCGCACGAGTGGGAAGAGGGTCACCTCCCCGGCGCGGTCCAACTCGACTGGCGCGAACTCGTCGACGACGACTCGCGGGGGCTGAAACCCGACGACGAACTGGAAGCCATCCTCGCGGACCACGGGGTGGACCGCGAGAAACGGGTCCTGCTGTACTGCAACACGGCCCGGCGCATCAGCCACACGTACGTCGTCCTCCGACACCTGGGCTACGAGGACGTCATGTTCTACGAGGGATCGCTGACGGAGTGGGAGGCGCGGGGCGCGCCGCTGGAGTCCGCCTGA
- a CDS encoding sulfurtransferase, translating to MSDTEYANDVLVSADWVENHLEDFQSDDPEYRLVEVDVDTEAYDEAHAPGAIGFNWETQLQDQTTRDILSKEDFADLLGSHGISDESTVVLYGDNSNWFAAYTYWQFKYYGHDDVRLLDGGRDYWLDNDYPTTDEAPEFPAVEYTARGPFEDIRAYRDDVEKAIDRGIPLVDVRSPEEFSGEILAPPGLQETAQRGGHIPGAKNISWAAVTNDDGTFKSYDELQELYEDEGITGDNSVVAYCRIGERSSVAWFALHELLGYDSAVNYDGSWTEWGNLVGAPIEKGD from the coding sequence ATGTCCGACACAGAGTACGCGAACGACGTTCTCGTCTCCGCCGACTGGGTGGAGAACCACCTCGAGGACTTCCAGAGCGACGACCCCGAGTACCGACTCGTCGAAGTCGACGTCGACACGGAGGCGTACGACGAGGCGCACGCCCCCGGCGCCATCGGCTTCAACTGGGAGACACAGCTGCAGGACCAGACGACACGCGACATCCTCTCGAAGGAGGATTTCGCCGACCTGCTGGGTAGCCACGGCATCTCCGACGAGTCCACCGTGGTACTGTACGGCGACAACTCCAACTGGTTCGCCGCTTACACCTACTGGCAGTTCAAGTACTACGGCCACGACGACGTCCGCCTTCTGGATGGGGGCCGCGACTACTGGCTCGACAACGACTACCCGACGACCGACGAAGCCCCCGAGTTCCCGGCCGTCGAGTACACGGCTCGCGGTCCGTTCGAGGACATTCGCGCCTACCGCGACGACGTCGAGAAGGCCATCGACCGCGGGATTCCGCTGGTCGACGTCCGCTCGCCCGAGGAGTTCTCCGGCGAGATTCTCGCGCCCCCCGGACTGCAGGAGACCGCCCAGCGCGGCGGCCACATCCCCGGCGCGAAGAACATCTCGTGGGCCGCCGTGACGAACGACGACGGGACGTTCAAGTCCTACGACGAACTGCAGGAACTGTACGAGGACGAGGGCATCACGGGCGACAACTCGGTCGTCGCCTACTGCCGCATCGGCGAGCGCTCCTCCGTGGCGTGGTTCGCGCTCCACGAACTGCTCGGCTACGACTCGGCCGTCAACTACGACGGCTCGTGGACCGAGTGGGGCAACCTCGTCGGCGCCCCCATCGAGAAGGGCGACTGA